The Pieris rapae chromosome 16, ilPieRapa1.1, whole genome shotgun sequence genome includes a region encoding these proteins:
- the LOC110999675 gene encoding probable nuclear hormone receptor HR38, with translation MRGALLTPSSQHCGLRKFLITRPSAIESRSPSAFSSNSSSMLLLQTQSNYSSSFADLLSSQYQEDSEILDENLDPFPDVEFHAPIDPEIKSQRITPVSETPSPTPGPALPSFEETYSVRYPKLEMAEFGIKMDEDCYNVGPYSHQGHASTQLLYQYHQPTLPYVPSPYYAPAQPCSPSFDTGSVTPTPDSYSLPPFPSSVDLHITTDQNSRQRRASLPVQRSESSSSNESPKIHGGRVHCMQASAPSSAASSPGGAPQDNVVTRAAPQSPSQLCAVCGDTAACQHYGVRTCEGCKGFFKRTVQKGSKYVCLAEKSCPVDKRRRNRCQFCRFQKCLAVGMVKEVVRTDSLKGRRGRLPSKPKCPQESPPSPPISLITALVRAHVDTSPDFSNLDYSQFREPNPMEPLMSDLEVIQQFYTLLTTSIDMIKVFAEKVPGYGELCPEDREQLFASARLELFVLRLAYRTRPEDTKLTFCNGLVLDKRQCQRSFGDWLHAVLDFSNTLHSMDIDISTFACLCALTLITERHGLKEPHRVEQLQMKIIGCLRAHMPGGAGVGGAGAPHFSRVLGALPELRSLSVQGLQRIFYLKLEDLVPAPPLIENMFRASLPF, from the exons ATGCGAGGTGCGTTGCTGACGCCCTCCAGCCAACATTGCGGCCTTAGAAAATTCCTTATTACAC gGCCGAGCGCTATAGAGTCGCGCTCGCCAAGTGCTTTTTCGTCCAACTCATCCAGCATGCTACTGCTGCAAACACAA AGCAACTACAGTTCATCCTTCGCTGATCTTCTGTCATCGCAGTATCAAGAAGACTCTGAAATCTTAGACGAGAACTTAGATCCATTTCCGGACGTAGAATTCCATGCACCTATTGATCCGGAAATAAAATCACAACGAATTACGCCTGTGAGCGAAACTCCATCGCCGACGCCCGGTCCGGCGTTGCCAAGTTTTGAGGAGACCTACTCGGTTAGATACCCTAAACTAGAAATGGCGGAATTTGGTATTAAAATGGACGAGGATTGTTACAACGTAGGACCATACTCTCACCAGGGTCATGCATCTACGCAATTACTTTATCAATACCACCAGCCAACATTACCCTACGTTCCTTCGCCATACTATGCACCGGCTCAACCCTGCAGTCCATCGTTCGATACAGGGAGCGTCACTCCTACACCGGATTCATACTCTTTACCACCTTTTCCAAGTTCAGTTGACTTACATATAACAACAGATCAAAATTCAAGACAACGGCGTGCCTCTCTACCAGTTCAAAGATCGGAATCGAGTAGCTCAAATGAGAGTCCGAAAATTCACGGTGGAAGAGTTCATTGCATGCAAGCATCAGCCCCCAGTTCTGCAGCGAGTTCGCCAGGAGGTGCACCGCAAGATAACGTGGTAACTCGCGCGGCCCCTCAGTCACCCAGCCAGTTATGTGCTGTTTGTGGAGATACAGCTGCTTGCCAACACTACGGTGTAAGAACGTGTGAAGGATGTAAAGGATTCTTTAAAAGAACTGTACAAAAAGGAtcgaaatatgtatgtttagcCGAAAAATCTTGCCCAGTGGATAAAAGAAGACGCAATAGGTGTCAATTTTGTCGTTTCCAAAAATGTCTCGCAGTCGGCATGGTAAAGGAAGTCGTCAGAACAGACTCGTTGAAGGGAAGACGCGGACGGTTGCCGTCCAAACCAAAATGCCCGCAGGAATCTCCCCCGAGTCCACCAATCTCACTCATCACGGCTCTCGTTAGAGCACACGTAGATACGTCACCAGACTTCTCTAACCTAGATTATTCTCAGTTTAGAGAACCAAATCCGATGGAGCCACTGATGTCAGACTTAGAAGTTATACAACAATTTTACACGTTGCTAACGACATCTATTGACATGATAAAGGTGTTTGCGGAAAAGGTACCTGGTTATGGAGAGCTTTGTCCTGAAGACAGAGAACAACTGTTTGCATCCGCTCGCCTGGAATTATTCGTACTTAGACTTGCTTACCGCACGCGGCCTGAAGACACCAAGCTAACCTTCTGTAATGGACTTGTGCTTGACAAACGCCAATGCCAACGATCGTTTGGCGATTGGCTTCATGCAGTACTGGACTTCAGTAATACTCTGCATTCAATGGACATTGATATTTCAACATTTGCCTGTCTTTGCGCTCTCACTTTAATAACAG AACGGCACGGCTTGAAGGAGCCCCACAGAGTTGAGCAATTGCAAATGAAGATAATTGGGTGTCTTCGGGCACATATGCCTGGTGGAGCGGGCGTAGGGGGAGCTGGGGCTCCACACTTCAGCCGGGTTCTTGGAGCTCTACCTGAACTACGATCTCTCTCCGTACAAGGTCTCCAGCGCATATTCTACCTGAAACTCGAAGACTTAGTACCAGCACCGCCTCTAATCGAAAACATGTTTCGCGCAAGCTTACCGTTCTAA